A single window of Paenibacillus sp. SYP-B4298 DNA harbors:
- a CDS encoding sugar ABC transporter substrate-binding protein, whose translation MKKMMVILAALLLVTALTACGSSNSGAKGSSEGKKTISILTPYLSSVTTNEMVESLKKQAEDKGWKTQVIDTKGDVGQLASRMEDAVSSKSDAIVIVSTDPNQLKNQIKKAKDKGIPVFGSDSGYIEGMTMNATSDNGAMSEMISQYLFEKMGAKGNLVVLTHRPHPGVLARTLKLDELLQANPEVKKLTEQQVEVPGPIENARKQMESLLLSNKEEGAITAVWAGWDEAAIGAAQAIEAAGRKDIIVTGIDGNSQAVDMIKKGSPLVATVKQNFSGMTDIVIKQIELVFQGQPVEGTELYAPAELITQ comes from the coding sequence ATGAAAAAAATGATGGTGATTTTGGCAGCGCTTTTACTCGTTACCGCGTTAACGGCTTGCGGCTCCAGTAACAGCGGAGCCAAGGGCAGCAGCGAAGGGAAGAAGACGATCTCGATTTTGACACCGTATCTGTCCTCTGTAACGACCAATGAGATGGTGGAATCGCTCAAGAAGCAAGCAGAAGATAAGGGCTGGAAGACGCAAGTCATTGACACCAAAGGCGATGTAGGGCAGCTAGCAAGTCGTATGGAGGATGCTGTATCCTCCAAGAGTGATGCCATCGTCATTGTCAGCACCGACCCGAACCAGTTGAAGAACCAGATTAAAAAGGCCAAAGATAAAGGCATCCCTGTCTTCGGCAGCGATTCCGGCTATATCGAAGGCATGACAATGAATGCGACCAGCGACAATGGCGCCATGTCGGAGATGATCAGCCAATATCTGTTCGAGAAGATGGGAGCGAAGGGCAATCTGGTTGTGCTGACGCACCGTCCGCATCCAGGCGTGCTGGCACGTACACTCAAGCTGGACGAGCTGCTGCAGGCCAATCCCGAAGTCAAGAAGCTGACAGAGCAGCAGGTTGAGGTGCCAGGCCCGATCGAGAATGCGCGTAAGCAGATGGAAAGCTTGCTCCTCTCCAATAAAGAGGAAGGCGCAATCACCGCTGTATGGGCAGGTTGGGACGAAGCAGCGATCGGCGCAGCACAAGCGATCGAGGCAGCAGGACGCAAGGACATCATCGTGACCGGGATTGACGGCAACAGCCAGGCGGTCGACATGATCAAGAAGGGCAGCCCGCTGGTAGCAACGGTGAAGCAGAACTTCTCCGGCATGACCGACATCGTCATTAAGCAGATCGAATTGGTATTCCAAGGCCAGCCTGTAGAAGGCACTGAATTGTATGCGCCGGCCGAACTGATTACACAATAA
- a CDS encoding carbohydrate ABC transporter permease, with product MNPKRAAGWGLQLIFVGPVVAFFSIIVVIPFFLGMYYALTDWNGVASQVNWVGLTNFKTIFTNDPDFWSSFWFTTRFTLVGIVLTNIVGFALAYFLIQGLKLRNVLRTIFFMPNVIGGLLLGFIWQFIFIKGFSTLYDLTGWSFFGLPWLGDATTGFWGISIVFIWHSAGYLMVIYISSLTNVPSEIVEAAEIDGANRWQMLRSIIIPLIMPAVTICLFLAISWAFKMFDLNLSLTKGGPFKSTESVAMNIYNEAFQNNRYGLGTAKAMLFFVIVAVITMLQVRLTKNKEVEA from the coding sequence ATGAATCCCAAACGAGCAGCCGGATGGGGCCTGCAGCTTATTTTTGTCGGACCAGTTGTTGCCTTTTTCTCCATCATCGTCGTCATTCCATTCTTCCTCGGCATGTATTACGCGCTGACGGACTGGAATGGCGTCGCGTCACAGGTGAATTGGGTCGGGCTTACCAATTTCAAAACGATCTTCACGAATGACCCGGACTTCTGGTCCTCCTTTTGGTTCACAACCCGATTCACGCTCGTCGGAATCGTACTGACCAATATCGTCGGCTTCGCGCTCGCCTACTTCCTGATTCAAGGCCTGAAGCTGCGCAATGTGCTGCGCACGATTTTTTTCATGCCCAATGTCATTGGCGGCCTGCTGCTGGGCTTCATCTGGCAGTTCATCTTCATCAAGGGCTTCTCGACGCTCTATGATCTGACAGGCTGGTCGTTTTTTGGCTTGCCGTGGCTGGGTGACGCCACAACCGGCTTTTGGGGCATTTCCATTGTGTTCATCTGGCATTCAGCCGGTTATCTGATGGTGATCTATATCTCCTCGCTGACCAACGTGCCGAGCGAAATTGTAGAGGCAGCGGAAATTGACGGCGCAAACCGCTGGCAGATGCTGCGCAGCATCATCATTCCGCTCATTATGCCTGCGGTGACGATCTGTCTGTTCCTGGCTATCTCATGGGCATTCAAAATGTTTGATCTGAATCTGTCGCTTACCAAAGGCGGGCCGTTCAAGTCAACCGAATCGGTAGCGATGAATATCTACAACGAGGCGTTCCAGAACAATCGTTACGGCCTTGGAACGGCCAAGGCGATGCTGTTCTTCGTTATTGTTGCCGTCATTACGATGCTGCAGGTCCGTCTGACAAAAAACAAGGAGGTCGAAGCATAA
- a CDS encoding sugar ABC transporter ATP-binding protein, with protein MSLLRVDGLSKIFGQHYALSEVSLDILPGEVHALVGENGAGKSTFIKIVTGVYSPDGGTLRWKGQPVQVNTPGDARQIGINVVHQDRHLIPSFTGYENLYLGLSYPKGKLGVGVQWKEMKQRAKALMDTYGVTLNMNKTAQRMSPPEKTMLEILRAMMQECSLLILDEPTASLTDQESEQLFDLIGKLTAAGTSILYVSHRMDEIFRLSDRITVFRNGRHVATVNRQDTDRDGLISLMNDKEYKKAHREERDIRAGEPVLEVRGLHSEDGKVNGVDLQVRQREVVGIFGLAGAGRTELLETVYGLRRKSAGEIVLQGRTQTSTSPRRSLDQGVVLIPEERKRDALVMGMAIRENITLPFLSRFSSGWKMRKRAELQESERWMTDLKVKAAGTEQPVGQLSGGNQQKVVFAKALLSSPKLFLCDEPTQAVDIMTRDEIHRLLRHQADEGCAVLFVSSDLQEVLDIADRLYVLHEGRIVVELPNKDVTPEQVLAYCFSQGKDRVHT; from the coding sequence TTGTCTCTTCTTAGAGTAGATGGCCTGAGCAAAATATTCGGACAGCACTATGCGCTGTCCGAGGTCAGTCTGGACATTCTACCCGGCGAGGTGCACGCGCTCGTCGGGGAGAATGGCGCAGGTAAGTCAACCTTTATCAAAATTGTAACCGGTGTCTATTCGCCAGATGGCGGAACACTGCGGTGGAAGGGTCAGCCCGTACAGGTTAACACCCCGGGTGATGCCCGGCAGATCGGTATTAATGTGGTTCACCAGGATCGTCACCTTATTCCTTCATTTACAGGATATGAGAATTTGTATTTGGGCTTGTCGTATCCCAAAGGCAAGCTAGGTGTGGGTGTGCAGTGGAAAGAGATGAAGCAGCGCGCCAAGGCGCTGATGGATACCTATGGTGTGACATTAAATATGAACAAAACCGCTCAGCGGATGTCTCCGCCGGAGAAGACGATGCTGGAAATTTTGCGGGCGATGATGCAAGAGTGCAGCCTGCTCATTCTGGATGAGCCGACGGCATCTCTGACCGATCAGGAGTCCGAGCAGTTGTTTGACCTGATCGGCAAGCTGACGGCAGCGGGGACATCGATCCTGTACGTATCTCACCGGATGGATGAGATCTTCCGGCTGTCCGACCGCATTACCGTATTCCGCAACGGTCGGCATGTTGCGACGGTGAACCGGCAGGATACAGACCGGGACGGTCTCATCTCGCTGATGAACGATAAAGAATATAAGAAAGCCCACCGCGAGGAGCGGGACATTCGCGCCGGGGAGCCGGTGCTGGAGGTACGCGGGCTGCACTCGGAGGACGGCAAGGTGAACGGTGTCGATCTTCAGGTGCGGCAGCGGGAGGTTGTCGGCATCTTCGGATTGGCTGGAGCAGGACGCACCGAGCTGCTGGAGACGGTATATGGCTTGCGACGCAAGAGCGCGGGCGAGATCGTCCTGCAAGGTCGCACGCAGACGTCCACGAGTCCTCGCCGTTCGCTCGATCAGGGTGTCGTCCTCATTCCCGAGGAACGCAAGCGGGATGCGCTCGTGATGGGTATGGCGATTCGGGAAAATATTACGCTGCCGTTCCTCTCCCGCTTCTCCAGCGGATGGAAGATGCGCAAGCGTGCCGAGCTGCAGGAGTCGGAGCGCTGGATGACCGACCTGAAGGTGAAGGCTGCCGGTACCGAGCAGCCTGTGGGACAATTAAGCGGTGGCAATCAGCAGAAGGTTGTCTTCGCCAAGGCGCTGCTTAGCTCGCCGAAGCTGTTTCTGTGCGATGAGCCGACGCAAGCAGTCGATATTATGACCCGCGATGAGATTCACCGTCTGCTGAGGCACCAGGCTGATGAAGGCTGTGCGGTGCTGTTCGTCTCGTCAGACCTGCAGGAGGTGCTCGATATTGCCGATCGGCTGTATGTGCTGCATGAAGGCCGGATCGTCGTCGAGCTCCCGAACAAGGATGTTACCCCCGAACAGGTGCTGGCTTATTGTTTTAGCCAGGGAAAGGATCGTGTACACACATGA
- a CDS encoding sugar-binding transcriptional regulator: MDTNQERTRLLVKISSFYYLDGMNQQEISVRLGISRPQISRLLAAAKSEGIVQIHIRNPFSEEQTYERAISETFGIKDVIVVNGQNSDKSIVALQMANAAAALLENMIRDRDVVGIMAGRTIASVGREMSPSGKKDVQYVPMIGGWGSEGAVWHANSNTRVFAERTNSRYLLLNAPALVASAEARNHFLNEQEISEVLGKARKASVALVGIGQVSDRSAIVQSGYVDKEGIDRARDIGAVSNICTSFLNTAGERIENEAEARMIGLSVDDLRDIPNVVAIASGNDKIEAITAALRGRWMNVLVTDMATAKQVLDWHRSHPAN; encoded by the coding sequence ATGGATACTAATCAGGAAAGAACGAGATTGCTCGTCAAGATCAGTTCTTTCTATTATCTGGACGGTATGAATCAGCAGGAAATATCGGTTCGGCTGGGCATTTCCAGACCGCAGATCAGCCGGCTGCTGGCAGCGGCGAAGTCAGAGGGGATCGTTCAGATCCATATTCGTAATCCATTTTCGGAGGAGCAGACCTACGAGCGCGCCATATCCGAGACATTTGGCATTAAGGATGTTATTGTGGTCAATGGTCAAAATAGTGACAAGTCGATCGTTGCCCTGCAGATGGCTAACGCAGCGGCAGCACTGCTGGAGAACATGATCCGCGATCGCGATGTGGTCGGTATTATGGCCGGCAGGACGATTGCCAGCGTGGGTCGGGAGATGAGTCCGTCAGGCAAGAAGGATGTGCAGTATGTGCCGATGATTGGCGGATGGGGCTCGGAGGGCGCGGTATGGCACGCCAACTCCAACACACGAGTATTTGCGGAGCGGACGAATTCACGCTACTTGCTGCTGAATGCGCCGGCACTTGTCGCTTCGGCTGAGGCACGGAATCATTTTCTGAATGAACAGGAAATATCCGAGGTGCTTGGCAAGGCTCGCAAGGCGTCCGTGGCGCTTGTCGGGATCGGACAAGTATCGGATCGCTCGGCGATTGTGCAGTCCGGCTATGTTGACAAAGAGGGGATTGATCGTGCCCGGGACATTGGCGCGGTATCCAATATATGCACCTCGTTCCTGAATACTGCCGGCGAGCGCATCGAGAATGAGGCAGAAGCCCGGATGATCGGCCTGAGCGTCGATGATCTGAGAGACATTCCGAATGTCGTGGCGATTGCCAGCGGCAATGACAAGATTGAAGCGATTACGGCGGCGCTGCGGGGCAGATGGATGAATGTTCTGGTTACCGATATGGCGACCGCAAAGCAAGTGCTCGATTGGCATCGTTCGCATCCTGCTAACTAA
- a CDS encoding ABC transporter permease has product MTEASKGISYIRLIRTYGTVMAGLLIVVAFSLLSPDSFATVGNAINISRQISFLVIIALGATLVMAVGEFDLSVGAMASMGGVFAAKLAVAGYPMVVVVLLPMLAAMAVGYINGWIVTRFKVLSFITTLAMGTIIGGINFKITGGATVFENIPESFLVLGQTELGDIPLLSIIMLFMTVLFWYIMSHTAFGRKLYAIGGNESASRVAGVRVAFNKNAAFALCGMLAAITGILMASRLGSAHPNGGDGLFLNAYAAAFLGMTSFKEGVPNVWGTFVGAAIIGILANGMTILAVPTFMQDVITGCIVIAAVLMQKMGRGTA; this is encoded by the coding sequence ATGACAGAAGCTAGCAAAGGAATATCCTATATCCGATTGATTCGCACCTATGGCACCGTGATGGCGGGTTTGCTGATTGTAGTGGCATTCTCGCTGCTCAGCCCGGATTCATTCGCAACCGTCGGCAATGCCATCAATATTAGCCGCCAGATTTCCTTCCTTGTCATCATCGCACTGGGCGCAACGCTCGTGATGGCTGTTGGAGAGTTCGACCTGTCGGTCGGCGCGATGGCGAGTATGGGCGGCGTCTTTGCCGCCAAGCTGGCCGTTGCCGGCTATCCGATGGTTGTCGTTGTCCTGCTGCCGATGCTGGCAGCGATGGCGGTCGGCTACATTAATGGCTGGATTGTTACCCGCTTCAAAGTATTATCTTTCATTACTACACTCGCTATGGGTACAATTATTGGCGGTATCAACTTCAAAATTACAGGGGGCGCCACCGTATTCGAGAATATCCCGGAATCGTTCCTCGTGCTGGGTCAGACCGAGCTGGGTGATATTCCGCTGCTGTCGATCATTATGCTCTTTATGACGGTGCTGTTCTGGTACATTATGAGCCACACCGCATTTGGACGTAAGCTGTATGCGATTGGCGGCAATGAATCGGCCTCCCGCGTGGCGGGCGTGCGCGTAGCCTTCAATAAGAATGCTGCCTTTGCTCTATGCGGCATGCTGGCCGCCATCACCGGCATTCTGATGGCGTCGCGTCTTGGCTCGGCTCACCCTAACGGCGGTGACGGGCTGTTCCTGAACGCTTACGCTGCGGCATTTCTGGGGATGACCTCCTTCAAGGAAGGCGTACCGAACGTATGGGGCACCTTCGTGGGCGCTGCCATCATCGGGATATTGGCTAACGGCATGACGATCCTCGCAGTGCCGACCTTTATGCAGGATGTGATTACAGGCTGTATCGTCATTGCGGCTGTGCTGATGCAGAAGATGGGACGTGGAACAGCATGA
- the trpA gene encoding tryptophan synthase subunit alpha, translating into MSHPILNPRNLEAWQAAKERGEALLIGYLIAGDPNAEEALDVMQEIVEAGIDIIELGIPSREPKLDGPIIQRGHGRAFAGGMDTEEALLAHCRQIRERLSVPIWAMGYKADVVGSGLYLKLVAEGLIDALVLPDCSLEDMVQVQQEVAGAEVDVVRFANGGMDDETLVRVCDGAGIIYAMSYAGTTGDPMANVTDLSGLCAKLRASLPDGMLVSGFGLRTPEKVGQAITSGFDGAVVGSALVARRENDEKDSLYRLVAEMKMETMTTHEG; encoded by the coding sequence ATGAGTCATCCCATTTTGAACCCCCGCAACCTTGAAGCCTGGCAGGCGGCCAAGGAACGCGGAGAAGCGCTGCTGATCGGCTACCTGATTGCAGGCGATCCGAATGCGGAGGAAGCGCTAGATGTCATGCAGGAGATTGTAGAAGCAGGAATCGATATTATTGAGCTTGGCATCCCGAGCCGGGAGCCGAAGCTGGACGGCCCGATTATTCAACGCGGGCATGGCCGGGCTTTTGCTGGCGGGATGGACACCGAGGAAGCATTGCTTGCGCATTGCCGCCAGATTCGGGAGCGATTGTCGGTACCGATCTGGGCGATGGGCTACAAGGCCGATGTCGTCGGTAGCGGACTCTACCTGAAGCTCGTTGCCGAGGGGCTGATTGATGCGCTCGTGCTGCCCGACTGCTCGCTGGAGGACATGGTGCAGGTGCAGCAGGAGGTTGCAGGAGCCGAGGTGGATGTGGTGCGCTTTGCCAACGGCGGTATGGATGATGAGACGCTGGTGCGTGTATGCGACGGCGCCGGAATCATCTATGCGATGTCCTATGCAGGAACGACAGGCGATCCGATGGCGAATGTCACCGATCTGTCGGGTCTGTGCGCCAAGCTGCGTGCAAGCTTGCCCGACGGCATGCTCGTCTCCGGCTTCGGTCTGCGTACACCGGAGAAGGTTGGACAGGCAATCACGAGCGGGTTCGATGGCGCTGTCGTCGGCTCGGCGCTGGTTGCCCGACGCGAGAACGATGAGAAGGATTCGTTATATCGTCTCGTGGCGGAGATGAAGATGGAGACGATGACCACACACGAGGGGTGA
- a CDS encoding xylulokinase, translating to MSYIAAFDLGTTNTKGVLVDEQASIAFENNIPMEVSQAQGSVEQHPEDWYKAVTEIAQHWFRSGIDPASIKLISFSGQMQDCIPVGADMLPVRPAILYSDGRAGEQAARLLAELGEDEVTRETANHMDGTLTLPKMLWLQEQEPDSYAKAASFLISSKDYIIARLTGQFVTDPTSAATTGMMQLHSRSWMTSWLERLGLDAAKLPQIIGADQIAGTVHAQGAQYTGFAEGTPVLCGIGDAGAATLGAGVYEEGEVYAYLGTTGWVAAASAGLMDVSSGAFNLAYVEPGRQISIAPMMNAGSAHRWAVDTFGPSASLPADVAGGSEGDNTAVAKAKSAQDNAFEAFERAVAEAERESGVLFLPYLYGERCPVQDSLASGSFIGLRAATTRAQMGAAVLEGVAYSIREVMELVVSRDAKLRVTLIGGGAKSKVWCQTIANVLQCELVVPDDSQYLPSIGAALLGFAHLGWGDGLGELCGCIKAAQAVQTFTPDAALADYYDKQFARYKRMYAHLQPLFQL from the coding sequence ATGAGCTATATCGCAGCATTTGATCTGGGCACGACCAACACGAAGGGCGTGTTGGTCGATGAGCAGGCCTCGATTGCATTCGAGAACAACATTCCGATGGAGGTCAGCCAGGCACAAGGTAGCGTGGAGCAGCATCCAGAGGATTGGTACAAGGCCGTAACCGAGATTGCACAGCACTGGTTCCGATCCGGGATCGATCCGGCCAGCATCAAGCTGATCTCCTTCAGTGGACAGATGCAGGACTGCATTCCAGTCGGTGCAGATATGCTGCCTGTGCGGCCGGCCATTCTCTACTCTGACGGCCGGGCGGGCGAGCAGGCCGCCCGGCTGCTGGCGGAGCTGGGAGAGGACGAAGTGACGCGCGAGACGGCCAATCATATGGACGGCACGCTGACGCTGCCGAAGATGCTCTGGCTCCAGGAACAGGAGCCGGACAGCTATGCTAAGGCCGCATCGTTCCTCATCAGCTCCAAGGACTATATTATTGCCCGGCTAACGGGCCAATTCGTGACTGATCCGACCTCGGCAGCGACCACAGGCATGATGCAGCTTCACAGTCGTAGCTGGATGACCTCCTGGCTGGAGCGACTCGGGCTGGATGCAGCGAAGCTGCCGCAGATTATCGGCGCGGACCAGATTGCCGGCACCGTCCATGCTCAAGGCGCACAGTATACCGGCTTCGCAGAGGGAACGCCGGTGCTGTGCGGCATCGGTGATGCAGGGGCTGCGACGCTTGGCGCTGGCGTATACGAGGAAGGCGAGGTCTATGCTTACCTTGGCACGACCGGCTGGGTGGCAGCCGCCTCCGCTGGACTGATGGATGTCAGCAGCGGGGCGTTCAATCTCGCCTATGTCGAGCCAGGACGCCAGATCTCGATTGCCCCGATGATGAATGCGGGCAGCGCCCATCGCTGGGCAGTTGACACCTTCGGGCCGTCAGCGTCATTGCCTGCGGACGTTGCAGGCGGGTCGGAAGGTGACAACACCGCTGTCGCTAAGGCGAAGTCTGCGCAGGATAACGCCTTCGAGGCCTTCGAGCGCGCGGTTGCCGAGGCGGAGCGCGAGTCGGGCGTACTGTTCCTGCCGTATCTGTACGGTGAGCGCTGTCCGGTGCAGGACAGCCTGGCCAGTGGCAGCTTCATCGGTCTGCGAGCGGCTACGACGAGGGCGCAGATGGGAGCCGCCGTACTGGAAGGCGTCGCTTATTCGATCCGCGAGGTGATGGAGCTGGTCGTGAGCCGGGATGCGAAGCTGCGCGTCACCCTGATCGGTGGCGGGGCGAAGAGCAAGGTCTGGTGCCAGACCATTGCTAATGTATTGCAATGTGAGCTGGTGGTGCCGGACGATTCGCAATATTTGCCTTCGATCGGCGCAGCGCTGCTCGGCTTTGCGCATCTGGGCTGGGGAGATGGGCTGGGCGAGCTGTGCGGGTGCATCAAGGCGGCGCAGGCGGTACAGACCTTCACCCCCGATGCTGCACTTGCAGACTACTACGACAAGCAATTCGCACGTTATAAGAGGATGTACGCCCACTTGCAGCCGTTGTTCCAACTCTAG
- a CDS encoding carbohydrate ABC transporter permease codes for MATKRYTGQMLATEVITVMVGLLFLSPFYFLFVNSVKPFGEIMSDSASWPRAVQWDNFTRAWELTKFPQAFTNSFLITVVSVSLMALISAMGAYRMVRANTRFNRVLFFMFIASMIIPFQSIMMPLLRIVNELGLNGSRFGLIFTYLGLGASMTLFLFHGFVKSIPAEIEEAAVVDGCTGISVFFRIVLPMLQPMMMTVIVLNCLWVWNDYLLPSLILQTPELRTIPLATFAFFSQYTKQWDIALPALILGITPIIIFFLALQRYIVEGIAAGSVKG; via the coding sequence ATGGCTACCAAGCGTTATACCGGACAAATGCTTGCGACCGAGGTCATTACCGTTATGGTCGGGCTGCTGTTTCTGTCGCCGTTCTACTTCCTGTTCGTCAACTCGGTCAAGCCGTTTGGCGAGATTATGTCTGACTCGGCAAGTTGGCCGAGGGCTGTGCAGTGGGATAATTTCACACGGGCTTGGGAGCTTACCAAATTCCCGCAAGCCTTCACCAATTCCTTCCTCATTACCGTCGTCAGCGTCTCGCTGATGGCGCTGATCAGCGCCATGGGCGCCTATCGGATGGTGCGGGCCAATACAAGATTCAACCGCGTGCTGTTTTTTATGTTCATCGCTTCGATGATCATTCCATTCCAGTCGATCATGATGCCGCTGCTGCGCATCGTGAACGAGCTGGGGCTGAACGGCAGTCGATTCGGACTGATTTTCACTTATCTGGGTCTGGGGGCGTCGATGACACTGTTTCTGTTCCATGGCTTCGTCAAGTCGATTCCGGCAGAGATCGAAGAGGCAGCGGTTGTCGACGGCTGTACCGGGATTAGCGTCTTTTTCCGTATTGTGCTGCCGATGTTACAGCCGATGATGATGACCGTCATTGTACTTAACTGTCTATGGGTCTGGAACGACTATTTGCTGCCGTCGCTGATATTGCAGACACCGGAGCTGCGCACGATACCGCTGGCGACCTTTGCCTTCTTCAGTCAATATACGAAGCAGTGGGATATCGCGCTGCCAGCGCTCATCCTGGGCATTACACCGATTATTATTTTCTTCCTGGCGCTGCAGCGCTATATTGTCGAGGGAATTGCAGCAGGCTCGGTCAAGGGCTAG
- a CDS encoding ABC transporter substrate-binding protein, with amino-acid sequence MKNSKLSIVMASVLSLSVMLAACGGGGGSPTSAGTAGGSNASGSEPQKTVTVFQFKTEIVEGLNELKAAFEQDYPNIKLDIQTVGGGADYDAALKAKFASGAAPDIFSNNGYASLDMWEEKLEDLSDQPWVNDLVQLAAGAITKENRVYGLPLDLEGFGYVYNKDLFAKAGIAELPMTYSALEEAAKKLQAAGITPFANAYQEWWLVGSQGISVAFSNQDNADEFIAGLNDGTASMIGNKHFEDWARLMQLTLDYGNKNPLTTDYNTQVTMFANGEAAMMQEGNWAQTMIDGISPNLNIGMLPMPLNDDAARTGKVTIGVPVNLVVNKDSAAKEEAKTFLNWLVTSDIGKEYIVKKFKFIPAMTTIQATAEDVGPIAADLMNYIEKGDIFPHHAGKYPDGVAQEFGSAIQHFLAGQSDVPTWQKNMQAAWDKLK; translated from the coding sequence ATGAAGAATAGCAAGCTCTCAATCGTTATGGCATCCGTGCTGTCACTGTCGGTGATGCTGGCAGCATGCGGGGGTGGAGGCGGGAGCCCGACAAGTGCAGGAACAGCGGGAGGAAGCAACGCAAGCGGCAGCGAGCCGCAAAAGACTGTAACCGTCTTTCAATTCAAAACAGAGATCGTGGAAGGGCTTAACGAGCTGAAGGCTGCCTTCGAACAGGATTATCCGAACATCAAGCTGGACATTCAAACGGTAGGCGGCGGTGCAGACTACGATGCGGCGCTGAAAGCCAAATTTGCATCCGGCGCAGCGCCTGATATCTTCTCCAACAACGGCTATGCGAGTCTTGATATGTGGGAGGAGAAGCTGGAGGATCTGTCCGATCAGCCATGGGTAAACGATCTGGTGCAGCTCGCTGCAGGAGCCATCACCAAGGAGAACAGGGTATACGGATTGCCGCTTGATCTGGAGGGATTTGGATACGTGTACAACAAGGACTTGTTCGCCAAGGCTGGCATTGCCGAGCTGCCGATGACCTACTCCGCCTTGGAGGAGGCGGCGAAAAAGCTGCAGGCCGCCGGCATCACGCCATTTGCCAACGCTTATCAGGAATGGTGGCTCGTCGGCAGTCAAGGCATCAGTGTGGCTTTTTCCAATCAGGACAATGCCGACGAGTTCATCGCCGGGCTGAATGACGGGACGGCATCGATGATCGGCAACAAGCATTTTGAGGACTGGGCGAGGCTGATGCAGTTGACACTGGATTATGGCAACAAAAACCCGTTGACGACCGACTACAATACACAAGTGACGATGTTTGCCAATGGCGAGGCGGCGATGATGCAGGAAGGCAACTGGGCACAAACGATGATTGACGGCATCAGCCCGAACCTGAATATCGGCATGCTGCCGATGCCACTCAATGATGATGCAGCCCGAACCGGCAAGGTAACGATTGGCGTCCCCGTGAATCTGGTCGTGAACAAGGACTCTGCAGCCAAGGAAGAAGCCAAAACGTTCCTGAACTGGCTCGTCACCTCTGATATCGGCAAAGAGTATATCGTGAAGAAATTCAAATTTATTCCAGCTATGACTACAATTCAGGCTACCGCAGAGGATGTAGGGCCAATTGCTGCCGACCTGATGAACTATATTGAGAAGGGCGACATCTTCCCTCACCATGCAGGCAAATACCCGGATGGCGTCGCACAGGAATTCGGCAGCGCTATTCAGCACTTCCTTGCAGGTCAGAGCGATGTGCCGACCTGGCAAAAAAATATGCAAGCTGCCTGGGATAAGCTGAAATAG